A DNA window from Acropora palmata chromosome 12, jaAcrPala1.3, whole genome shotgun sequence contains the following coding sequences:
- the LOC141860435 gene encoding uncharacterized protein LOC141860435, whose product MATELKEAKKIRRNAKAALTRCGKKLTSLLDFGRPESEVRDALNEVKEAYSNLVTKHEEYTKMIDDDEQFEEAENWMSECQESFLRQEIKANLFLDSLIAPKAKSKEKGEQHEMGISTIQLSEENVPSDGGSIEGGENAIPAVPVVINSDTHESVNNDSLQATIPGGSSCNFKIEKPKLSKFSGDVREYLIFRADFKHAIEDRYSNRDAITFLRSCLQGKPLDLIKGIETDYKAAWEYLDSIYGDPRFVSDTITQDIVKFRTLQNGEDARFCDLVHLVKRCYNTLKEVGIPGDMNNSHMLSVIEQKMCADDRKVWSRDLEREGKGATLQGLIEWMTVEMKSRMRATAPLRTGASNNRSVHHVRTEGSVRGNSNWHKCWLCHTSTHWPDQCPRFAAMGVDERIKTAKENHVCFGCLKVAGREHRLENCRRKQRCTKTERGEQCQCFHHPLLHKSNAIRAGIAAFMEGQGALLPVISANLCGQNGIYKRGNVLLDTGAQISLIRNDTAELLGLKGKDTSVTITKVGGEEEVMKTKEYRIPVNALDDTRKYSVKAIGIPSIGDDVTAVQTSKLADLLCVPKEKIHRGKGQIDILIGIDHAHIHTGQTKQVGQIVARKTPLGWVVFGGSTETFPSSSRILFVKHSTPVDLTDFWTTETMGVKVKPCVCDADKLSQVEREEAEVVNSSCEKVGAQWVIPYPWKRDPNLLPDNKSLALKRLEATERRLKSSPDQGESYDKQMREMLEMNFCRRLSQEDLESYNGPVHYIPHHAVLRPENRSTPVRIVFNSSSVFQGHKLNDYWMKGPDLLNSLFGVLLRFRERDVALLGDISKMYHRILIPVQDQHVHRFLWRNLETHREPDVYVKTVLTFGDKPAPAMAQTALRKTAEENKSGYPEAAEVLQKNTYMDDICDSVNTVTEAKQMANDLDIILKTGGFKVKGWISNKSLEDHAQIEKPAEIAVFRGNVPEKVLGMAWNNQADTLTFSVDSDAIDHVIGDGQLPSEGRLTKRVLLSQVARVYDPLGLAAAFLIRAKTGLQELWQAGIDWDEEAPPAAREKWKDLFREMKELSRIEFPRSLTRADAEEPPMLCVFSDASQYAFGACAYSRQRINEDQYQVRLIAAKSRVAPLKQLSIPRLELQAAVLASRLAKTIQEESRME is encoded by the coding sequence ATGGCAACCGAGTTAAAGGAAGCGAAGAAGATACGAAGGAACGCGAAAGCAGCTCTCACTAGATGTGGGAAGAAGTTAACGAGCCTACTTGATTTTGGTAGACCAGAAAGTGAGGTAAGAGATGCTTTAAATGAAGTCAAAGAAGCATATAGCAATTTAGTGACGAAACATGAAGAATACACCAAAATGATTGACGATGATGAACAGTTTGAAGAAGCTGAGAACTGGATGTCTGAATGTCAAGAAAGCTTTTTAAGGCAGGAAATAAAggcaaatttgtttttggatAGTTTGATTGCGCCAAAAGCGAAATCGAAAGAAAAGGGTGAACAGCATGAGATGGGAATCTCAACTATTCAGTTATCAGAGGAAAATGTGCCTTCCGATGGCGGTTCTATTGAGGGCGGTGAAAATGCCATCCCCGCGGTTCCTGTGGTTATTAATTCCGACACCCATGAAAGTGTTAATAATGACAGCCTTCAAGCAACAATTCCCGGAGGTAGTTCCTGCAATTTCAAGATTGAAAAACCGAAGTTATCAAAGTTTTCCGGGGACGTTAGAGAGTATCTCATTTTTAGAGCTGATTTTAAACACGCTATTGAAGATAGGTACTCAAATCGAGACGCAATCACCTTTCTGCGGTCATGTCTCCAAGGAAAGCCTCTTGATTTGATAAAAGGAATTGAAACGGATTACAAGGCCGCATGGGAGTATTTAGACTCTATCTATGGAGATCCTAGATTTGTTTCAGACACGATCACTCAAGATATAGTTAAGTTTCGTACTCTGCAAAATGGCGAGGATGCAAGATTTTGTGATTTAGTGCATTTAGTCAAAAGGTGTTACAATACGTTAAAGGAAGTGGGTATTCCCGGTGACATGAACAATAGTCACATGTTGTCTGTTATTGAACAAAAGATGTGTGCGGATGACCGCAAGGTTTGGTCTAGAGATCTGGAGCGAGAAGGAAAAGGTGCCACGCTTCAGGGTTTAATAGAATGGATGACTGTGGAGATGAAATCGCGTATGCGCGCAACGGCCCCGCTCAGAACCGGCGCAAGTAACAATCGTTCAGTGCATCACGTACGAACCGAAGGCAGCGTTAGAGGTAATTCAAACTGGCATAAATGTTGGTTATGTCATACATCGACCCATTGGCCGGATCAATGTCCGCGGTTTGCCGCAATGGGCGTAGACGAGAGAATTAAGACCGCCAAAGAAAATCACGTTTGTTTCGGGTGCTTGAAAGTAGCTGGCAGAGAGCACAGATTGGAAAACTGCCGTCGTAAGCAACGCTGTACCAAGACAGAGAGAGGGGAACAGTGCCAATGCTTCCATCATCCACTTTTGCATAAGAGTAATGCGATCAGAGCAGGAATAGCTGCATTCATGGAAGGTCAAGGAGCACTTCTGCCAGTAATTTCCGCAAACCTTTGTGGCCAAAATGGAATCTACAAACGTGGCAATGTTCTGCTCGATACCGGAGCGCAAATCAGTTTGATTCGCAACGACACAGCTGAACTGTTAGGGCTAAAGGGGAAGGATACATCAGTAACCATAACTAAAGTTGGAGGTGAAGAGGAAGTAATGAAAACGAAGGAGTATCGAATTCCAGTGAACGCTTTGGACGACACCCGGAAATATTCAGTGAAAGCCATTGGAATCCCCAGTATTGGCGATGATGTTACCGCAGTTCAAACATCGAAGCTTGCTGACCTCCTTTGTGtaccaaaagaaaagattcATAGAGGAAAAGGGCAGATTGACATACTGATTGGTATAGATCATGCTCATATTCATACAGGTCAAACGAAGCAAGTTGGACAAATCGTTGCTAGAAAGACGCCCCTAGGCTGGGTAGTGTTCGGAGGTTCCACAGAAACGTTTCCGTCAAGCAGTCGAATACTTTTTGTTAAGCACTCAACGCCAGTTGACCTAACAGACTTCTGGACAACAGAAACCATGGGAGTTAAAGTGAAACCATGTGTATGTGACGCCGACAAGCTGAGTCAAGTGGAAAGGGAGGAGGCTGAAGTGGTAAACAGTTCCTGCGAGAAGGTTGGAGCGCAGTGGGTCATTCCATATCCCTGGAAAAGAGATCCGAACCTTCTTCCAGACAATAAGTCGCTGGCATTAAAACGATTAGAGGCAACGGAGCGCCGCCTGAAGTCCAGTCCAGATCAAGGCGAGTCCTATGACAAACAAATGAGAGAAATGCTCGAGATGAACTTCTGCAGAAGGCTGTCACAAGAAGATCTGGAGAGTTATAACGGTCCAGTCCACTACATTCCCCACCATGCAGTTTTGAGACCGGAAAACAGAAGTACACCCGTACGAATAGTGTTCAACTCTTCGTCTGTTTTTCAAGGTCACAAGCTCAATGATTACTGGATGAAGGGTCCAGACCTACTGAACAGTTTATTTGGTGTGTTGCTAAGGTTTAGAGAGAGGGATGTTGCTTTGCTCGGAGACATCTCTAAGATGTATCATCGAATATTGATTCCAGTTCAAGATCAGCATGTCCACCGATTTTTATGGCGAAATTTAGAAACCCATCGAGAACCTGATGTTTACGTCAAAACGGTGCTCACCTTTGGCGATAAACCTGCTCCAGCGATGGCACAAACTGCTCTAAGGAAAACCGCTGAAGAAAACAAGTCCGGCTACCCAGAAGCAGCAGAAGTTCTCCAGAAGAACACATACATGGACGACATTTGTGACTCCGTCAACACAGTCACCGAAGCTAAACAAATGGCCAATGATCTGGACATTATTCTAAAGACAGGTGGATTCAAGGTTAAAGGTTGGATTTCAAACAAATCACTTGAAGACCATGCGCAGATTGAGAAACCGGCAGAGATAGCGGTATTCAGGGGAAATGTCCCAGAGAAGGTCCTTGGAATGGCGTGGAATAACCAAGCGGACACGCTCACGTTCAGCGTCGACTCTGATGCGATAGATCACGTGATTGGAGACGGACAACTTCCATCCGAAGGGAGGCTAACGAAGAGGGTTTTACTCAGTCAAGTCGCTCGGGTTTATGATCCTCTTGGTCTCGCTGCTGCTTTCCTTATCAGAGCAAAAACCGGATTACAAGAACTATGGCAAGCCGGAATTGATTGGGACGAAGAGGCCCCACCAGCTGCCCGTGAAAAGTGGAAAGATTTATTTCGAGAAATGAAGGAGTTAAGTAGGATCGAGTTTCCCCGCAGTTTAACGCGTGCTGATGCAGAAGAGCCTCCTATGCTGTGCGTGTTTTCAGACGCATCCCAGTATGCCTTTGGAGCTTGCGCTTACAGCCGACAGAGGATTAATGAAGACCAGTATCAAGTCAGGCTAATTGCAGCGAAGTCACGGGTAGCACCCTTGAAGCAGCTAAGCATCCCACGACTTGAGCTACAAGCGGCAGTTTTGGCGTCTAGATTAGCTAAGACTATTCAAGAAGAATCACGAATGGAATGA
- the LOC141860439 gene encoding uncharacterized protein LOC141860439, with translation MKLSKSVKFKCGFCKEMAHKTETQLMANLPALRLAPYTPPFYYTACDYFGPFSVKVGRSKTAKHYGVVFTCLNTRAVHVEMAVDCSTMEFLQVLRRFFAIRGQPAVMISDNGSQFVGAERELGEMVQVLSREAIQDFCTEKGMHWKFTTPAAPHQNGCAESLVKTCKNALKRAIGSQVLTPFELYTVFLEVANLVNQRPIGRIPNDPDDGRYICPNDILLGRASSEVPQGPFKETQNPRHRVEFVQRIVDSFWKRWSRDVFPSLVPRKQWQVERRNVKVDDIVTVADSNTIRGKWCMGRILEVYPGPDGRVRNVKVKTSTGVYSRPVTKVAVICPAEED, from the coding sequence ATGAAGTTGAGCAAGTCAGTCAAGTTCAAATGTGGGTTCTGTAAAGAAATGGCACATAAGACTGAAACACAGTTAATGGCCAATTTACCTGCACTTCGGTTAGCCCCATACACTCCGCCATTTTACTACACGGCATGTGACTACTTCGGGCCTTTCAGCGTTAAGGTAGGACGAAGCAAGACAGCGAAGCACTACGGCGTGGTGTTTACATGCTTAAATACAAGGGCAGTACATGTGGAAATGGCTGTTGATTGTTCTACCATGGAGTTTCTGCAAGTTCTCCGTAGATTTTTTGCGATTCGCGGTCAGCCTGCAGTGATGATAAGCGATAACGGTTCGCAGTTTGTTGGTGCGGAGAGGGAGCTGGGTGAAATGGTACAAGTTTTGAGTCGAGAAGCGATTCaagatttttgcacagagaaAGGCATGCACTGGAAATTCACGACCCCCGCTGCCCCACATCAAAATGGCTGCGCCGAGTCACTAGTCAAGACGTGCAAGAACGCCTTAAAGAGAGCTATCGGCAGTCAAGTGCTAACTCCATTCGAGTTGTATACGGTGTTTCTAGAGGTGGCCAATCTTGTCAACCAACGACCAATCGGACGGATTCCAAACGATCCCGATGACGGCAGGTACATATGCCCTAATGATATTCTCCTTGGACGAGCGTCATCTGAAGTGCCACAGGGGCCATTCAAGGAAACGCAAAATCCTCGCCACAGAGTTGAATTCGTTCAGCGAATCGTTGATTCATTCTGGAAGCGTTGGAGTCGAGACGTTTTTCCATCCCTGGTACCAAGGAAGCAGTGGCAAGTAGAACGACGAAATGTGAAAGTCGATGACATCGTTACAGTAGCTGATAGTAATACTATTCGAGGCAAATGGTGCATGGGCAGAATCTTGGAAGTCTACCCTGGACCTGACGGTCGAGTAAGAAATGTCAAAGTCAAGACGTCGACTGGCGTTTACAGTCGGCCTGTTACTAAAGTTGCAGTCATTTGCCCTGCAGAGGAGGACTAG
- the LOC141860438 gene encoding uncharacterized protein LOC141860438 — MDDKTGKEKASNNRGTDFHSRGESEKAIECHEKDLEIAIEIGDRAGEGNAYGNLGDAYRLLGDLQRAIEYHEKNSRLAIEIGDRAREGEAYGNLGCAYDSMGDFPKAIEYHEKYLKLAIEIGDLDGKGRAIGGLGNAYDSLGDFRKAIEYHENALKIAQEIDDPEGEGVAYGNLGNAFFSLGDFRKAIECHEKHLKIAMEIGLLGGEGTAYGNIGNAYHALADFQKAIEYHQRALQIATDIADREGEGSAYGNLGNACNSLGDFLKALDYHEKHLQIARDIGHRAGEGTAYGNLGYTYRSLGNFRRAIEYHEKDLKIAKEIGDRAGKGKAYGNLGNAYQSLGDYRKAIDYNEKYLNIAKEIGDRAGEGGAYGNLGIAYQSLGDYRKAIDYHEKHLKIGKEIGDRAGEGRAYGNLGIAYQSLGDYRKAIEYHEKRLKIAKEIGDRAGEGRAYGNLGIAYKSLGDYRKAIDYDEKHLKDAKEIGDRVGEGRAYGNLGIAYQSLGDYRKAIEYHEKHLKIAKEIGDRAGEGRAYGNLGIAYQSLGDYRKAIEYHEKRLKIAKEIGDRAGEGGAYGNLGIAYDSLGDYRKAIEYHEKHLKIAKEIGDRAGEGGAYGNLGIAYKSLGDYRKAIDYHEKYFKIAKEFGDRVGEGRAYGNLGIAYQSLGDYRKAIDYHEKYLKIAKQIDDRAGEGRACGNLGIAYKSLGDDRKAIECHEKHLKIAKEIGDGDGKGRAYGNLGIAYDSLGDYRKAIEYHEKHLKIGIEIGDRAGEGRAYGNLGIAYQSLGDFQKAIEYHEKRLKIAKEIGDRAGEGRAYGNLGIAYESLGDYRKAIEYHEKHLKIAKQIGDRAGEGGAL; from the coding sequence ATGGATGACAagacaggaaaagaaaaagcctctAACAATCGCGGTACAGATTTCCACTCACGGGGTGAATCggaaaaagccatcgagtgtcatgaaaaagatttggaaattgcaatagaaatcggtgatcgggccggagaaggaaacgcttatggaaatctcggtgaCGCTTATCGCTTACTGGGTGACTTACAAAgagccattgaatatcatgaaaagaATTCGAGACTTGCAATAGAAATAGGTGATCGGGCCAGAGAAGGagaagcctatggaaatctcggttgcGCTTACGACTCAATGGGTGACTTCCccaaagccattgagtatcatgaaaaatatcttaaacttgcaatagaaatcggtgaccTAGACGGAAAAGGAAGGGCCATTGGAGGCCTCGGTAATGCCTACGACTCACTAGGTGatttccgaaaagccattgagtatcatgaaaatgctttaaaaattgcacaagaaatcgatGATCCAGAAGGCGAAGGAgtagcctatggaaatctcggtaatgctttcttttcattgggtgacttccgaaaagccattgagtgtcatgaaaaacatttgaaaattgcaatggaaatCGGTCTTCTAggcggagaaggaacagcctatggaaatatcGGTAATGCCTACCACGCACTGGCAGACTTTCagaaagccattgagtatcaccAAAGAGCccttcaaattgcaacagaTATCGCTGATCGAGAAGGAGAAGGATcggcctatggaaatctcggcaaTGCTTGCAActcattgggtgacttcctAAAAGCTCTTGAttaccatgaaaaacatttgcaaattgCAAGAGACATCGGTCATCGAGCCGGggaaggaacagcctatggaaatctcggttatACGTACCGTTCACTAGGCAACTTCCGAAgagccattgaatatcatgaaaaagatttaaaaattgcaaaagaaatcggtgatcgggccggaaaaggaaaagcctatggaaacctcggtaatgcttaccagtcgctgggtgactatcgaaaagccattgactataatgaaaaatatttgaatattgcaaaagaaatcggtgatcgggccggagaaggaggagcctatggaaatctcggtattgcttaccagtcactaggtgactatcgaaaagccattgactatcatgaaaaacatttgaaaattggaaaagaaatcggtgatcgtgccggagaaggaagagcctatggaaatctcggtattgcttaccagtcactaggtgactatcggaaagccattgaatatcatgaaaaacgtttgaaaattgcaaaagaaatcggtgatcgggctggagaaggaagagcctatggaaatctcggtattgcttacaagtcactaggtgactatcgaaaagccattgactatgatgaaaaacatttgaaagatgcaaaagaaatcggtgatcgagtcggagaaggaagagcctatggaaatctcggtattgcttaccagtcactaggtgactatcgaaaagccattgaatatcatgaaaaacatttgaaaattgcaaaagaaatcggtgatcgggctggagaaggaagagcctatggaaatctcggtattgcttaccagtcacttggtgactatcgaaaagccattgaatatcatgaaaaacgtttgaaaattgcaaaagaaatcggtgatcgggctggagaaggaggagcctatggaaatctcggtattgcttacgattcactgggtgactatcgaaaagccattgagtatcatgaaaaacatttgaaaattgcaaaagaaatcggtgatcgtgccggagaaggaggagcctatggaaatctcggtattgcttacaagtcactaggtgactatcgaaaagccattgactatcatgaaaaatattttaaaattgcaaaagaattcGGTGATCGAgtcggagaaggaagagcctatggaaatctcggtattgcttaccagtcactaggtgactatcgaaaagccattgactatcatgaaaaatatttgaaaattgcaaaacaaatcgatgatcgggctggagaaggaagagcctgtggaaatctcggtattgcttacaagtcactgggtgacgatcgaaaagccattgagtgtcatgaaaaacatttgaaaattgcaaaagaaatcggagATGGGGATGGaaaaggaagagcctatggaaatctcggtattgcttacgattcactgggtgactatcgaaaagccattgagtatcatgaaaaacatttgaaaattggaatagaaatcggtgatcgtgccggagaaggaagagcctatggaaatctcggtattgcttaccagtcactgggtgactttcaaaaagccattgaatatcatgaaaaacgtttgaaaattgcaaaagaaatcggtgatcgggctggagaaggaagagcctatggaaatctcggtattgcttacgagtcactgggtgactatcgaaaagccattgagtatcatgaaaaacatttgaaaattgcaaaacaaatcggtgatcgtgccggagaaggaggagccttatga